A single genomic interval of Zingiber officinale cultivar Zhangliang chromosome 4A, Zo_v1.1, whole genome shotgun sequence harbors:
- the LOC121969177 gene encoding uncharacterized protein LOC121969177 translates to MPTQPLMFQILFPPLYFARGSEIYRGDSLRCSEMASTGTVAAAAAASGEGGKKEKGDGASKSLASPKGGCGGMCLCSPTTHQGSFRCRHHRSQSTAWMRRSNSMPSSVKPSCMISKN, encoded by the exons ATGCCCACCCAACCGCTGATGTTTCAAATTCTATTCCCCCCCTTGTATTTTGCACGAGGATCAGAAATATACCGAGG AGATTCTCTTCGTTGTTCAGAGATGGCTTCCACTGGCACCGTGGCGGCGGCCGCCGCTGCAAGTGGCGAAGGCGGCAAGAAAGAGAAGGGAGACGGCGCTTCCAAGTCCCTGGCTTCTCCGAAGGGCGGCTGCGGCGGCATGTGCCTCTGCTCGCCGACGACGCACCAGGGCTCCTTCCGCTGCCGGCACCACCGTTCGCAGTCCACGGCGTGGATGCGGCGGTCTAACTCCATGCCTTCTTCCGTCAAGCCTTCGTGCATGATTTCCAAGAATTAA